The Flavobacterium piscisymbiosum genome includes a region encoding these proteins:
- a CDS encoding Crp/Fnr family transcriptional regulator produces MSKKTQTIPDRWSIFKPLFTPIEVPARTILLEEGSTSKTMFFIEKGCLRTWINNNGKDITTQFFFEGGGVSSIESFMTGKPSLYTIESIEPCVIQTITQKDFQDTLLNSPELKDNIIEHLYSRLLKNQQVFFSYLKNTPQQRYEQLLAEHPEIIQRIPQHYIASYLGITSVSLSRIRNRR; encoded by the coding sequence ATGTCAAAAAAAACACAAACCATCCCCGATAGATGGAGTATTTTCAAACCACTTTTTACTCCAATAGAGGTTCCTGCCAGGACAATCCTGCTGGAAGAAGGCAGCACTTCCAAAACCATGTTTTTCATTGAAAAAGGGTGTTTGAGAACCTGGATAAACAATAACGGGAAAGACATCACAACACAGTTTTTTTTTGAGGGCGGCGGCGTGTCATCCATTGAAAGCTTTATGACAGGCAAACCCAGTCTGTACACAATTGAAAGCATTGAGCCCTGTGTTATCCAAACCATCACGCAGAAAGACTTTCAGGATACGCTGCTGAATTCACCAGAACTAAAAGATAATATAATCGAGCACTTATACTCAAGGCTTCTAAAAAACCAGCAGGTTTTCTTTTCTTATCTAAAAAATACCCCTCAACAACGTTATGAGCAGCTGCTGGCAGAGCATCCCGAAATCATACAACGCATCCCACAGCATTACATAGCTTCCTATTTGGGCATCACTTCTGTCTCCCTTAGCAGGATCCGCAACAGGCGATAA
- a CDS encoding TonB-dependent receptor plug domain-containing protein, whose protein sequence is MKLKFIPFMILPLIGFSQQNNTIPADSIKASNVFMLGEVIITGHQNKDTLNRVSAKAMQSQHKMDVSRALNMLPGVTLTASGPRNESMVSIRGFDLRQVPVYMDGIPVYVPYDGYVDLARFTTYDLAAIDVSKGFSSVLYGPNSLGGAINLVSRKPSKKLEYDGSLGMINSNGYRANINVGSNLGKFYLQGGFSYLERNSTRMPSGFAAMKNEDGEERDNSYRTDQKISFKIGWTPNKKSEYALGYINQQGEKGNPVYAGSDTKNSLLANPR, encoded by the coding sequence ATGAAACTAAAATTCATACCTTTTATGATTTTGCCCCTGATTGGATTCTCACAGCAGAACAATACAATACCGGCAGACTCCATAAAAGCATCCAATGTTTTTATGCTCGGGGAAGTGATCATTACCGGTCACCAGAATAAGGATACCTTAAACAGGGTAAGTGCAAAAGCAATGCAATCGCAGCATAAAATGGATGTTTCCAGGGCCCTCAATATGCTTCCGGGTGTTACGCTAACCGCATCAGGTCCAAGAAACGAATCCATGGTTTCTATCAGGGGATTTGATTTAAGGCAGGTGCCGGTCTATATGGACGGGATTCCGGTGTATGTTCCCTATGACGGCTATGTTGACCTGGCCCGTTTTACCACTTATGATCTGGCGGCCATTGATGTTTCAAAAGGGTTTTCATCTGTGCTGTACGGTCCCAATTCACTGGGCGGGGCCATTAACCTAGTCTCCAGAAAGCCATCAAAGAAACTGGAATATGACGGCTCGCTCGGAATGATAAACAGCAATGGCTATAGGGCAAACATCAATGTGGGCTCAAATCTGGGAAAATTTTACCTTCAGGGAGGATTTTCTTATTTAGAGAGAAATTCAACCCGGATGCCATCGGGTTTTGCTGCGATGAAAAATGAGGATGGGGAAGAGAGGGACAATTCTTACCGCACCGATCAGAAAATAAGTTTCAAAATAGGGTGGACCCCAAATAAAAAAAGCGAGTATGCACTTGGCTATATCAACCAGCAGGGAGAAAAAGGAAACCCTGTTTATGCGGGCAGCGATACTAAAAACTCTCTTTTGGCAAACCCGCGTTGA
- a CDS encoding tyrosine-type recombinase/integrase has product MNRACNEITGFSELLHRFERNISILGRSKRTFENYSRHVAAMVLHFGALPTELHPEQVKDYLFELQQRSNSPSQSYFKHTVYGLRFLLKTENLPYDYLHLPSIPKEKKLPVILSREEIWKMLQHADLLKHRILIGLIYSCGLRCMEVRNIELKHLDFDRKLLHIVQSKCKKDRYVPLSDHIIRGVKRYISAEHPTTFLFTGNTKDAKGFDSRYSQRGVQWAIQSVCKKAGILKDVHTHTLRHSYATHLLEDGVNILQVQKLLGHERVETTMEYLHVCQLENQKVHSPIDTVFALCSRSGK; this is encoded by the coding sequence TTGAATCGTGCTTGTAATGAAATTACAGGTTTTTCTGAACTTCTGCATCGTTTTGAGCGAAATATTTCTATTTTAGGACGAAGCAAACGCACTTTTGAAAATTATTCGCGCCATGTGGCCGCAATGGTACTTCATTTTGGTGCTTTACCAACCGAATTACATCCCGAACAAGTTAAAGATTATCTCTTTGAACTGCAACAACGTTCCAATTCACCTTCGCAATCGTATTTTAAACACACTGTTTACGGACTTCGATTTCTTTTAAAAACAGAGAATTTACCTTACGATTATCTTCATTTACCATCGATTCCTAAAGAAAAGAAACTTCCTGTAATTCTGAGTAGGGAAGAGATATGGAAGATGCTTCAACATGCCGATTTGCTCAAACATCGCATTTTAATTGGATTGATTTATAGTTGCGGACTACGTTGTATGGAAGTTCGAAATATTGAATTAAAGCATCTGGATTTTGATAGAAAACTACTTCATATTGTTCAAAGTAAATGCAAAAAAGATCGTTATGTTCCCTTATCAGATCATATCATTCGGGGTGTAAAAAGGTATATTTCAGCCGAACATCCTACCACATTTTTATTTACAGGCAACACCAAAGACGCCAAAGGTTTTGATTCTCGTTACAGTCAGCGTGGCGTACAATGGGCGATTCAATCGGTTTGTAAAAAAGCAGGCATTTTAAAAGATGTGCATACGCATACATTGCGCCACAGCTATGCTACGCATTTGCTCGAAGATGGTGTAAATATTCTTCAAGTTCAGAAACTGCTGGGTCATGAACGCGTGGAGACGACGATGGAATATTTGCATGTTTGCCAGCTCGAAAACCAAAAAGTACACAGTCCAATTGATACCGTTTTTGCTTTATGCAGCCGCAGTGGGAAGTAG
- a CDS encoding putative quinol monooxygenase, which yields MKKLGLLVRLEAKAGKEKDVEAFITSALPLANEEAGTVTWYAFRIDASTFGIFDTFSDEEGREAHLGGKIAKALMENASELLATAPSIEKLDVLAVK from the coding sequence ATGAAAAAATTAGGATTATTAGTTCGACTAGAAGCTAAAGCAGGAAAAGAAAAAGATGTTGAAGCCTTTATCACAAGTGCATTGCCACTCGCTAATGAAGAAGCAGGTACTGTTACGTGGTATGCGTTCCGTATTGACGCTTCTACATTTGGCATTTTTGACACTTTTTCAGATGAAGAAGGCAGAGAAGCACATCTTGGTGGTAAGATTGCAAAGGCGTTAATGGAAAATGCATCTGAATTGTTGGCTACTGCACCATCTATTGAGAAATTGGACGTTTTAGCGGTTAAATAA
- a CDS encoding helix-turn-helix domain-containing protein: MDITNLPEDLFENNYTDTSDLQIANYEAYKLVSKNKINLNKNVFSFLLDGQKDIHFSNDIVSIDDTQSLLLASGNFLTTEIVGANSYSCLLFFFSQKNINDFLLKYGHLFNPNDLNKSAASSPYFLMEKDNFIIHFINSIQQIYGLNQTISQKILELKFEEIMLYLADKYGQSFFVYLHSLLINERELSFKMVIEKNLYTSLNIDEVAFLCNMSLSTFKRKFLQLYQESPGKWFQLKRLNKAKKLLLNNEATPSEIYMDFGYDSLSNFSTAFKNEFGYSPKNMMKT, from the coding sequence ATGGACATTACAAATTTGCCAGAAGATTTATTTGAAAATAACTACACGGACACTTCAGACCTGCAAATTGCTAACTACGAGGCGTATAAACTTGTTTCCAAAAATAAGATTAACCTAAACAAAAATGTATTCAGTTTTTTGTTGGACGGACAAAAGGACATTCACTTTTCTAATGACATCGTTTCGATCGATGATACACAATCCTTGCTTCTTGCATCGGGGAATTTTTTAACAACAGAAATTGTAGGGGCAAATAGTTATAGTTGCCTACTCTTTTTCTTTTCTCAAAAAAACATTAATGATTTTTTATTGAAATATGGGCATTTATTTAACCCAAATGACTTAAATAAATCAGCGGCCAGTAGTCCCTATTTCCTTATGGAAAAAGACAATTTTATTATCCATTTTATTAATTCTATTCAACAAATTTATGGTTTGAATCAAACAATCTCTCAAAAGATTCTGGAATTGAAATTTGAAGAAATTATGCTGTATCTGGCTGATAAGTATGGGCAAAGTTTTTTTGTTTATCTACATTCATTATTAATCAATGAAAGAGAATTATCTTTTAAAATGGTCATTGAAAAAAATCTGTACACGAGTTTGAATATTGACGAGGTCGCTTTTCTATGTAATATGAGTCTGTCTACTTTTAAGCGGAAATTTTTACAATTATATCAAGAGTCTCCAGGAAAATGGTTTCAACTAAAACGACTCAACAAAGCCAAAAAATTATTGCTTAATAATGAAGCAACCCCATCAGAAATCTATATGGACTTTGGTTATGACAGCTTATCAAATTTTAGCACAGCCTTTAAAAACGAATTTGGTTACAGTCCAAAAAACATGATGAAAACTTGA
- a CDS encoding IS91 family transposase, protein MQPQWEVADVLRKVDLSNQNFTVHQEKTLRALTLCRTAALGGHVDACDACGNISISYNSCRNRHCPKCQGHKREEWIQAREQDLLPCSYYHLVFTLPDSLNGLAIAHPKIVYKILFDSVWSTLNQFGKTEGLQLGMIAILHTWGQNLSLHPHLHCIIPGGGIDANGKWKRKIKTDKYLFAVKALSKVFRAKFVALLRKEKLADAHVLQSLFDKNWVVYAKRPFGGPKQVIEYLGRYTHKVAISNHRIKNVTNQEVTIAYKDYKDASKTKQLTLKNEEFTRRFSLHILPKRFVRIRHYGILSSSWKRGKLQQLQQDLNIIRPEIETKTQLKKCYCCKVGNLVTLHVFGQRGPPKAYLIENTLAYVN, encoded by the coding sequence ATGCAGCCGCAGTGGGAAGTAGCCGATGTGCTGAGAAAAGTCGATTTGTCCAACCAAAACTTTACCGTTCATCAAGAAAAAACGTTAAGAGCATTGACTTTGTGCCGAACTGCTGCTTTGGGCGGACATGTAGATGCTTGTGATGCTTGTGGCAACATTAGTATTAGTTACAACAGTTGTCGCAATAGGCATTGCCCGAAATGTCAAGGTCATAAACGTGAAGAATGGATTCAGGCACGTGAGCAGGATTTGTTGCCTTGTTCGTACTATCATTTGGTTTTTACCCTTCCAGATTCGCTTAATGGATTAGCGATTGCACATCCAAAAATCGTTTATAAAATCTTGTTTGATTCTGTTTGGTCGACATTAAATCAATTCGGAAAAACGGAAGGTTTGCAACTAGGAATGATTGCGATTTTACATACCTGGGGACAAAATTTAAGTTTACATCCACATTTACACTGCATTATTCCTGGTGGTGGAATTGATGCCAACGGTAAATGGAAACGCAAGATAAAAACCGATAAATACTTATTTGCAGTAAAAGCGTTAAGCAAGGTTTTTCGAGCAAAATTTGTTGCCTTGTTACGTAAAGAAAAGCTTGCCGATGCTCATGTTTTGCAAAGTTTATTTGATAAAAATTGGGTGGTTTATGCCAAACGCCCATTTGGAGGTCCCAAACAAGTAATCGAATATTTAGGAAGATACACCCATAAAGTTGCCATCAGCAATCATCGGATTAAAAATGTAACAAATCAAGAAGTTACCATTGCTTATAAAGATTATAAAGACGCAAGTAAAACTAAGCAACTCACCTTAAAAAACGAAGAGTTTACAAGGCGTTTTAGTCTTCATATTTTACCCAAACGTTTTGTAAGAATCAGGCATTACGGTATTTTAAGTAGCAGTTGGAAACGTGGCAAACTGCAACAATTACAACAAGATTTAAATATCATTCGACCTGAAATCGAAACCAAAACGCAACTTAAAAAATGTTATTGTTGTAAAGTTGGAAATCTGGTTACGTTACATGTCTTTGGGCAACGAGGTCCGCCAAAAGCATATCTTATCGAGAATACACTTGCCTATGTGAATTAG
- a CDS encoding TonB-dependent receptor plug domain-containing protein — MKLPAVPFNGLSSRALRARRKLSYFWQWPVWNKESYYFISNSNLDAKNSLKTRIYYDKFKNTLNSYDDKTYSTQTKGYAFQSLYDDYTYGGNVEYNTQIIPKNDFKIAVHFKEDVHRENNLGEPVRHFIDNTILVGIEDVYKVTNKFTVIPGVSYNIRKNIQAQDYTSATKIISNYPSADASDAYNAQVGVFYELNQDQKAGATVSQKTRFATIKDRYSYRMGTAIPNPDLKPETAINYEVNYTAKFFERLTFQTALFYSTITDAILSVSNVQPGKAQMQNFGKAQYSGIELQADYSILENLSLNVNYTYIERKNMTSPEVHFTDVPGTKVMGTLEYQPLKVLRLIANAEFNSSRYSTSYGTAVADYTLLNFYASGRILKNFSLDAGLNNILDRNYSLVEGFPEEGRNFFVTLRFFN; from the coding sequence ATTAAGCTTCCTGCGGTTCCGTTCAACGGGCTTTCATCTCGTGCCCTCCGGGCAAGACGAAAGCTTAGTTATTTCTGGCAGTGGCCGGTTTGGAATAAAGAAAGTTATTACTTCATTTCAAATTCAAATCTGGATGCCAAAAACAGTTTGAAAACAAGAATATATTACGACAAATTTAAAAACACACTCAATAGTTATGATGATAAAACCTATTCCACCCAGACAAAGGGATATGCTTTTCAGAGTCTTTACGATGATTATACCTATGGAGGAAATGTAGAATATAACACGCAGATTATTCCCAAAAATGATTTCAAAATTGCCGTGCATTTTAAAGAAGATGTGCACCGCGAAAACAATCTGGGTGAACCAGTGCGTCATTTTATAGACAATACAATATTGGTAGGAATTGAAGATGTTTATAAAGTCACTAATAAATTTACAGTAATTCCGGGAGTGAGCTATAACATAAGAAAAAATATTCAGGCCCAGGATTATACCAGCGCTACCAAAATAATTTCTAATTATCCCTCTGCTGATGCAAGTGATGCTTATAATGCACAAGTTGGGGTATTTTACGAGTTAAACCAGGATCAAAAGGCAGGGGCAACCGTTTCGCAGAAAACCAGATTTGCTACAATCAAAGACCGTTATTCGTACAGAATGGGAACTGCCATTCCCAATCCTGATTTAAAACCCGAGACAGCCATAAACTATGAGGTAAATTATACGGCAAAGTTTTTTGAAAGACTCACTTTCCAGACGGCTTTGTTTTACAGTACCATTACTGATGCGATTTTAAGTGTAAGTAATGTGCAGCCAGGAAAAGCGCAGATGCAGAATTTTGGCAAGGCCCAGTACAGCGGTATTGAGCTACAGGCGGATTATTCCATTTTGGAAAACCTGTCCCTGAATGTAAATTACACCTATATTGAAAGAAAGAATATGACAAGCCCGGAGGTTCATTTCACTGATGTGCCGGGTACAAAGGTAATGGGGACACTGGAGTACCAGCCTTTGAAAGTTCTAAGGTTAATTGCCAATGCCGAGTTTAATTCTTCCAGATATAGCACCAGTTACGGAACTGCGGTTGCGGACTACACCCTTTTAAATTTCTATGCTTCGGGCAGGATACTAAAAAACTTCAGCCTTGATGCCGGATTAAATAATATATTGGACAGAAATTACAGCCTTGTGGAAGGGTTTCCCGAAGAAGGGCGAAATTTCTTTGTAACGCTTCGTTTTTTTAATTAA
- a CDS encoding cytochrome-c peroxidase — MPIQSHYKKLTLLLVLVTAAIFIAATSAVPVCTDPYKLEYPDYFGNRISIPASNPTTRQGVYLGRMLFYETRLSSSKTISCASCHQQKLAFTDGKAFSAGIDRPTRRNAMSLKNLLWVRNFFWDGRAKGLEAQAKVPLGDPHEMGNYLDRAVKELQKTKLYPGLFREAFGTPVVTADRIAMAIAQFERTLISANSNYDKYLRGQYKPTDHELSGMELFMNSADAGKNIRGASCAQCHGTPKMYMELFHNNGLDSVPKDLGREELTGMPNDRGRFRVVTLRNIALTAPYMHDGRFKNLQQVLDHYNEHIQPSRTLSLSLVNRPNDVGGKSLGLTAGEKSDIISFLNMLTDSTFTNNPKFSDPHLIQK; from the coding sequence ATGCCTATACAATCCCATTATAAAAAACTCACCCTGTTACTAGTGCTGGTGACCGCCGCTATATTCATTGCGGCCACTTCTGCAGTGCCTGTATGTACAGATCCGTATAAACTGGAATATCCGGATTATTTTGGCAACCGGATCAGTATCCCGGCGAGCAATCCCACTACCAGACAGGGCGTTTATCTGGGAAGGATGCTGTTTTATGAAACCAGGCTTTCATCGAGCAAAACAATTTCCTGCGCGAGCTGCCATCAGCAGAAACTGGCATTCACCGACGGGAAAGCTTTTAGTGCGGGAATAGACAGGCCCACCAGGCGCAATGCCATGTCCCTGAAAAACCTTCTCTGGGTGCGAAACTTTTTTTGGGACGGCAGGGCAAAAGGATTGGAAGCCCAGGCAAAGGTCCCGCTTGGCGATCCGCATGAAATGGGAAATTATCTGGATAGGGCCGTTAAGGAGCTTCAGAAAACAAAGCTATATCCCGGGCTATTCAGGGAGGCTTTCGGAACGCCGGTAGTCACAGCGGACCGCATTGCAATGGCAATCGCCCAGTTTGAGCGCACATTGATTTCAGCGAACTCTAATTATGATAAATACCTGCGGGGCCAGTACAAGCCAACAGATCACGAGCTCAGTGGAATGGAACTGTTTATGAATTCCGCTGATGCAGGCAAAAACATCAGGGGCGCCAGCTGCGCGCAGTGCCATGGCACCCCTAAAATGTATATGGAATTATTCCATAACAACGGCCTTGACAGTGTTCCAAAAGACCTGGGGCGGGAAGAGCTGACAGGAATGCCCAATGACAGGGGACGCTTTCGGGTGGTAACGCTTCGAAACATTGCCCTCACCGCCCCATACATGCACGACGGAAGGTTTAAAAACCTTCAGCAGGTGCTGGATCATTACAATGAGCATATCCAGCCAAGCCGGACTTTAAGCCTGTCTTTGGTAAACCGGCCTAACGATGTGGGAGGCAAAAGCCTTGGGCTCACGGCAGGTGAAAAATCAGATATCATCAGTTTTCTCAATATGCTCACGGATTCCACCTTTACAAACAATCCAAAGTTTTCCGACCCACATCTAATTCAAAAGTAA
- a CDS encoding molybdopterin-binding protein, with protein sequence MKKYPLSRIILIFLFLVIFLQNISAQSVVKQAVVKVEGEVLKPMSLGMLDLAKMKRVEATMKDRDGKLQQYSGVPVFEILQLAGVTVGKELKGENLAKYLLVRCSDGYEVVFSLAELDPSFTNRVIILADSNDGKPLADGIGPFRLVVPDENKPARSAHEVTHLIIRFAKD encoded by the coding sequence ATGAAAAAATATCCTTTATCCCGTATTATTTTAATCTTCTTATTTTTAGTAATCTTTTTGCAGAATATTTCCGCGCAAAGTGTTGTGAAGCAAGCAGTAGTAAAAGTGGAGGGAGAAGTTTTAAAGCCCATGTCGCTGGGCATGTTGGATCTGGCAAAGATGAAACGCGTGGAAGCCACCATGAAAGACCGCGATGGGAAGTTGCAGCAGTATTCAGGGGTACCCGTGTTTGAAATACTGCAGTTGGCCGGGGTCACTGTTGGAAAAGAGCTCAAAGGGGAAAACCTTGCCAAGTACCTGCTGGTCAGATGCAGCGATGGCTATGAGGTGGTTTTCTCTTTGGCAGAACTGGATCCGAGTTTTACAAACCGGGTTATTATTTTAGCAGACTCAAATGACGGAAAACCCTTAGCAGATGGGATAGGGCCATTTCGTTTGGTTGTCCCCGATGAGAACAAACCGGCCCGATCGGCGCACGAGGTTACCCATTTAATTATCCGGTTTGCGAAAGATTAA
- a CDS encoding DUF5916 domain-containing protein → MICYKKTLFVLLFFFQFSFGQSVPKTAKKVYTTKALGALAAPVIDGFLTDESWDIVDWTGDYIENLPDENTEPSEQTKFKIIYDKDFIYFGFRCYDKDPKGIVERLSRRDGFEGDWIEINISSHNDQLTSFSFAASVAGVKSDGFISDNGKTWDGNWNPIWYLKTNIDQEGWTAEIKIPLSQLKFSDLPEQVWALQSTRRYFRTEERSVWQRIPLDAPGWVSEFGELRGLIGLSPKRQIEIQPFVLSKLETYPAQEGNPFKTGNDFKLNGGLDAKIGVTNDLTLNLTINPDFGQVEADPSTIVLDGFQVFYDERRPFFVENKNIFNYSFADDQDNLFYSRRIGRNPNGQPNVPSGAFMSIPNNTAILGAAKFSGKTKNGWSIGMLESVTNKEYAKIQENSRIEKVLVEPLTNYFIGRVQKDFNNRNSYFGAVFTAVNRNLETNFLNFMHQSAYTAGVDFMHNWKNRKYYFKGNFVASKVEGSEEAITATQRNMTHLFQRTDAGHLSVDPLKRSLTGTGGKFEIGKASVGNWRYKGSIIWRSPELELNDIGFLRQADEIKQYALVSYETLKPFSQFRKITTHLEQLSNFDFEGNYNKMQYSFNSDFVLKNNWNFTALAIYKPINYSNSILQGGPRFRYSEEFFKSVSITSDNRKKFKYNFALYDTKGKNNSFSYTEFAAGIIYQPINAFTFSLSASFSSKQNKLQYITQTSFNTDPRYLTANLSQNTLSTSIRLDYNINPNFTIQYYGQPFISRGRYNAFNKVINPAAFFYGDRVSLFDSNQIYFNELENNYQIDEDKNGITDYKIQNPDFAFVQFRSNLVARWEYIPGSELFLVWSQGITSDGNADENLFSELNSQILERKPTNTFLIKITYRFML, encoded by the coding sequence ATGATTTGTTATAAAAAGACTTTGTTTGTATTGTTATTTTTTTTTCAGTTTAGCTTTGGGCAGTCAGTACCTAAAACAGCTAAAAAAGTTTACACCACAAAAGCTTTAGGTGCTTTGGCTGCACCCGTAATCGATGGATTTCTAACCGATGAAAGTTGGGATATTGTGGACTGGACCGGAGATTATATAGAAAATCTGCCGGATGAAAATACTGAGCCTTCTGAACAGACAAAATTCAAGATTATATATGATAAAGATTTTATTTATTTTGGTTTTAGGTGTTATGACAAAGATCCAAAAGGAATTGTAGAAAGATTATCGAGACGTGATGGTTTTGAAGGTGATTGGATCGAAATAAATATCAGCAGTCATAACGATCAGCTTACCAGTTTTTCATTTGCAGCTTCTGTTGCCGGTGTAAAAAGCGATGGATTTATTTCGGATAATGGAAAAACATGGGATGGAAATTGGAATCCAATCTGGTATTTAAAAACGAATATTGATCAGGAAGGCTGGACTGCCGAAATCAAAATTCCGTTAAGTCAGTTAAAATTTAGTGATCTTCCTGAACAAGTTTGGGCATTGCAGTCTACCAGAAGATATTTCAGAACCGAAGAACGATCTGTCTGGCAGCGAATTCCACTCGATGCGCCAGGCTGGGTCAGTGAATTTGGAGAGTTACGAGGTTTAATTGGTTTATCTCCTAAAAGGCAGATCGAAATTCAGCCCTTTGTACTTTCTAAGTTGGAAACTTATCCAGCGCAAGAAGGAAATCCGTTTAAAACCGGTAATGATTTTAAATTGAACGGAGGTTTAGATGCCAAAATTGGTGTCACTAATGATTTAACATTAAACTTAACTATTAATCCCGATTTTGGACAAGTAGAAGCTGATCCATCTACTATTGTACTAGATGGTTTTCAAGTTTTTTATGATGAACGGCGTCCTTTTTTTGTAGAAAATAAAAACATTTTCAACTATTCTTTTGCTGATGATCAGGATAATTTGTTTTATTCCCGCAGAATTGGACGAAATCCTAACGGACAGCCCAATGTTCCATCTGGTGCTTTTATGTCAATTCCTAATAATACCGCCATTTTGGGAGCAGCAAAATTTAGCGGAAAAACTAAAAATGGCTGGTCAATTGGAATGCTAGAAAGTGTGACAAATAAAGAATATGCCAAAATTCAGGAAAATAGCCGAATTGAAAAGGTATTGGTAGAACCATTAACCAATTATTTTATTGGCAGAGTTCAAAAAGACTTTAATAATCGCAACAGTTATTTTGGTGCTGTTTTTACTGCCGTAAATCGAAATTTAGAAACTAATTTTCTAAACTTTATGCATCAATCTGCTTATACAGCCGGAGTGGATTTTATGCATAATTGGAAAAATAGAAAGTATTATTTTAAAGGCAATTTTGTTGCCAGCAAAGTCGAAGGCAGCGAAGAAGCTATAACAGCTACACAGCGAAATATGACGCATTTATTCCAGAGAACAGATGCCGGACATCTTTCTGTTGATCCTTTAAAAAGATCACTCACAGGAACAGGTGGAAAATTTGAAATAGGAAAAGCTAGTGTTGGAAACTGGCGTTACAAAGGATCTATAATATGGAGATCTCCAGAATTGGAACTAAATGATATTGGTTTTTTAAGGCAGGCAGACGAAATCAAACAATATGCATTAGTGTCTTATGAAACTTTAAAACCTTTCAGTCAGTTTAGAAAAATCACAACCCACCTGGAACAGCTTTCAAATTTTGATTTTGAAGGAAATTACAATAAAATGCAATATTCTTTTAATTCAGATTTTGTATTAAAAAACAATTGGAATTTTACTGCTTTAGCGATTTATAAACCTATAAATTATTCAAACTCTATTTTGCAGGGAGGCCCACGTTTTCGTTATTCTGAAGAGTTTTTTAAATCGGTCAGTATTACTTCAGACAATAGAAAAAAGTTTAAATACAACTTTGCCCTTTATGATACAAAGGGCAAAAACAATTCATTTTCATATACTGAGTTTGCTGCTGGCATTATATATCAGCCCATTAACGCCTTTACTTTTTCTTTAAGCGCTAGTTTTTCTTCAAAGCAAAATAAGCTGCAATATATTACTCAAACCAGTTTTAATACTGATCCCCGATATCTTACGGCAAATCTGAGTCAAAATACTTTAAGTACCTCTATACGATTAGATTATAATATTAATCCAAATTTTACCATTCAATATTATGGCCAGCCTTTTATTTCCAGAGGAAGATACAATGCTTTTAATAAAGTAATAAATCCTGCCGCATTTTTTTATGGAGATCGAGTAAGTTTGTTTGATTCAAATCAGATTTATTTTAATGAATTAGAAAATAATTACCAGATTGATGAAGACAAAAATGGGATTACAGATTACAAAATTCAAAATCCGGATTTTGCTTTTGTGCAATTTCGATCCAATTTAGTTGCAAGATGGGAATATATTCCTGGTTCGGAATTATTTTTGGTTTGGTCGCAGGGAATAACATCCGACGGAAATGCGGATGAAAACTTGTTTTCAGAACTGAATTCTCAGATTTTAGAAAGAAAACCAACTAATACTTTTTTGATAAAAATTACATATCGATTTATGCTTTAG